A region of the Actinomycetes bacterium genome:
GGACGGCAGCTGCGACGTGACCGCCCACGTGGCGCTGGACTCCTGCGCGGCAGCGGGCACGGCGGCCGGCGCGGCCGACAGCGTGCTGACCACTCAGCGCGCGGCCCTGCTCGCCCTCGGGGTGGACGGCCGGCTGCCCGACCCGGCGCTGGCCGGCTGCGACCCCGGCGGCTACGCGGCCCGGCTGGCCAGGTCCTCGCGGGCCGCGGAGCTGCTCGACCCGGGCAGCCTGGGCGGCTTCGGCTGGCTGGTGCAGTGCGTCGGCCTGGCGCTTCCGCGGCGGTTTCACCAGGTCAGCGGCACCGACTCGTAGCCGCGCAGCACGAACGTCGGCCGCAGGGTCGGCTCGGCAGCCAGCCGCAGCCCGGGGAAGCGCTCGACCAGCATCGGCACCGAGGTCTGCAGCTCCAGCCGCGCCAGCGGCGCGCCCAGGCAGAAGTGGATGCCGGCCCCGAACCCGATGTGCGGGTTGGGGTCGCGGGTCGCGTCGAACCGGTCGGCGTCCGCGAACACCGCGGGGTCACGGTTCGCCGCGCCGAGCAGCGCGGCGATCTTCTGTCCGGCCACCACCCGGATCCCGGCGACGTCGACGTCCTCCTTGGCGGTGCGCTCGAACAGCTGCAGCGGGGCGTCGAAACGCAGGAACTCCTCCACCGCGGTGGGTGCCAGCCCCCACGGGTCCCGCTGCAGCCGGGTCAGCTCCTCGGGATTCCGCAGCAGGGTGACCAGGCCGTTGCCGAACCCGTTGACGCTCGCCTCGTGACCGGCGTTGAGCAGCAGCACGCAGGTGGCCACGAGCTCGCGCTCGGACAGCCGCTCCCCGCCGTCCTCGACGGAGGCGAGGTGGCTCACCAGGTCATCGCCCGGCTGGGCCCGGCGCTGCACCGCCATCGCGACGACGTAGTCGGCGAACTCCTGGCCGGCCTGCCGGGCGGCCACCTGCTGCTCCGGCGTCCGCTCGTACTCGTACATCTTCACGATCGCCTGGGACCAGGGCCGCAGCAGGTGCCGGTCCTCCTCGGGGACGCCGAGCAGCTCGGCGATGACCATGACCGGCAGCGGCTCGGCGTAGTCGGCGATGGCATCGAGGGTGCCGGACGGCTCGACGGCGTCCAGCAGCCCGCCCGCCAGCGCACGCACCCGCGGCCGCAGCCGCTCGATGTGCCCGCGGGCGAACGCCTTGGCGACCAGGGCGCGCAGCCGGGTGTGCTTGGGCGGCTCGCTGTCCAGGATCGACTCCGCGTGCAGCCAGTTGAAGGTGTCCCAGAGGTCCGGCGGCTCGCGTGGGGTGAAGATCCGGCCCAGCCGCCGGTGCCGGAGCACCGCGTCGGCGTCGGCGTGGCGGGCGGCCAGCCACAGCCCCAGCTCCTCGTGCCACAGCGCGCGACCCTGCGACCGCAGCGCGGCGAACACCGGGTACGGGTCCCGGACGAACTCGGCCGAGCCCAGGTCGAACCCGGCGGCCTGGTCGTCGGTCATGGCGTCTCCGTGGCTGGTCGGTTGGATCGGGCCCAGCGCTCGGGCCGGAACCCGAGCCGGGCGGCGGCCGCGTGCACCACCTGGGCCTCCGCGACCGCGCGGGCGTCGACCGCGGCCCGCTGCCGGGCGGCCGGCTTGACCGGCCCGGGGGTCGAGTCCACGTGCACGCTGGCCAGCCCCAGCCAGCGCTGCCACGGCCCCTGCGTCACCCGCACGCTCTGGGTCCTGGCGTGCGGCACGATGTCGACCCGCCGGACCACCCGCCCGCCCCGGGACACGAACACCTCGTCGTCCAGACCGCAGGCCAGCCGCGGCTGCTGCCAGGGGGCGCGGAACCGGGCCGAGCGCGGCGCCGGCACCAGGTCGACCGCGTCGATGTCCACCCCCGGCAGCACCCGGCTGAGCAGCTGACGCACCACCGGGTACGGCGCCAC
Encoded here:
- a CDS encoding cytochrome P450, with protein sequence MTDDQAAGFDLGSAEFVRDPYPVFAALRSQGRALWHEELGLWLAARHADADAVLRHRRLGRIFTPREPPDLWDTFNWLHAESILDSEPPKHTRLRALVAKAFARGHIERLRPRVRALAGGLLDAVEPSGTLDAIADYAEPLPVMVIAELLGVPEEDRHLLRPWSQAIVKMYEYERTPEQQVAARQAGQEFADYVVAMAVQRRAQPGDDLVSHLASVEDGGERLSERELVATCVLLLNAGHEASVNGFGNGLVTLLRNPEELTRLQRDPWGLAPTAVEEFLRFDAPLQLFERTAKEDVDVAGIRVVAGQKIAALLGAANRDPAVFADADRFDATRDPNPHIGFGAGIHFCLGAPLARLELQTSVPMLVERFPGLRLAAEPTLRPTFVLRGYESVPLTW